One segment of Paraburkholderia sp. PGU19 DNA contains the following:
- a CDS encoding methyl-accepting chemotaxis protein → MRNITVRASLLALLVVFASMILLGGVVGIGTLKIANGNAQNLRDMARQTILVNDAYKDTTRTRSAMVRAYSALKERNDTATRDSALQSAQRSLDLSVRETQAFEKSDAFDGMDAALKQQLLDSATQLATTLNRAADALRNGDTATYAALNDRDITASGAAYSVNVEKFQKLANQLSEDALASGNERYQWIVGTVMFGIAIAVGLIVLAYIALQRTVTTPLAQAADVLDRIASNDLTVRVPEASKSEIGQLFAAMHRMQSGLTRTVSGVRESCEAIHTAAREIAAGNLDLSSRTEEQSASLEETAASMEQLTSTVKQNAEHAREANRLATNAADLAQQGGDVVERAVHTMAEISSSSSKIADIIGMIDSIAFQTNILALNAAVESARAGEQGRGFAVVAGEVRTLAQRSAGAAREIKALIGTSIDHVQNGNGLVAQAGATMTEIVRSVRNVAGIMGEITTATAEQSDGIEQVGHAVSQMDQVTQQNAALVEQAAAAASALESQAQTMREAVSAFRLAKAF, encoded by the coding sequence CAACGATGCTTACAAGGACACGACACGCACGCGTTCGGCGATGGTGCGCGCCTACTCCGCGCTGAAGGAGCGCAATGACACGGCCACGCGCGACTCGGCACTGCAAAGCGCGCAACGCTCGCTCGACCTGTCCGTGCGCGAGACGCAGGCTTTCGAGAAGTCGGATGCGTTCGACGGCATGGACGCTGCGCTCAAGCAGCAATTGCTCGATTCGGCGACGCAACTTGCGACGACACTCAACCGTGCCGCCGACGCATTGCGCAACGGCGACACGGCGACCTACGCGGCACTCAACGATCGCGACATCACCGCGTCGGGCGCGGCCTACTCGGTGAACGTCGAGAAATTCCAGAAGCTCGCGAACCAGCTTTCAGAAGATGCGCTCGCGAGCGGCAACGAGCGCTATCAATGGATCGTCGGCACGGTGATGTTCGGCATTGCGATTGCAGTCGGCCTGATCGTGCTCGCGTACATTGCGTTGCAACGCACGGTCACCACGCCGCTTGCGCAGGCGGCCGACGTGCTAGATCGGATCGCGTCCAACGATCTGACGGTGCGCGTGCCCGAAGCGAGCAAGAGCGAGATCGGTCAGTTGTTCGCCGCGATGCACCGGATGCAGTCGGGTCTCACGCGGACTGTTTCCGGCGTGCGCGAAAGCTGCGAAGCGATTCATACGGCGGCGCGCGAGATCGCGGCGGGCAATCTCGATCTGTCGAGCCGCACGGAAGAGCAATCGGCGTCGCTTGAAGAAACGGCGGCGAGCATGGAGCAACTGACGTCGACTGTGAAGCAGAACGCCGAGCATGCGCGCGAGGCAAACCGGCTCGCCACGAATGCGGCCGATCTCGCGCAGCAGGGCGGCGATGTGGTCGAGCGCGCGGTGCATACGATGGCCGAGATCAGTTCGAGTTCGAGCAAGATTGCGGACATCATCGGCATGATTGACAGCATTGCGTTCCAGACGAATATTCTCGCGCTGAATGCTGCCGTCGAGTCTGCGCGTGCGGGCGAGCAGGGGCGCGGGTTCGCCGTCGTCGCGGGTGAAGTGCGCACGCTCGCGCAGCGCAGCGCGGGCGCTGCACGCGAGATCAAGGCGTTGATCGGCACTTCCATCGATCACGTGCAGAACGGCAACGGACTCGTCGCGCAGGCGGGCGCGACGATGACCGAGATTGTGCGATCGGTGCGCAATGTCGCGGGCATCATGGGCGAAATCACGACGGCGACGGCCGAGCAGAGCGACGGTATCGAGCAGGTCGGCCACGCCGTGAGCCAGATGGACCAGGTTACGCAGCAGAATGCGGCGCTCGTCGAGCAGGCGGCCGCCGCCGCAAGCGCGCTGGAAAGCCAGGCGCAGACGATGCGCGAAGCCGTTTCGGCATTCCGGCTTGCCAAGGCGTTTTGA